Genomic DNA from Miscanthus floridulus cultivar M001 unplaced genomic scaffold, ASM1932011v1 fs_155_2_3, whole genome shotgun sequence:
atcggatatcgacatcataaatatgcgatttgagtatttggatacggatatggtatcggatgttggatatccggactcggatacggacagatctcaacccctctaaacggattcgatttcaaatacggtcggaaaatatccgtaccgttttcatcttATTTTTGAGATAAAAATGTCCACGCACACTTAAAAAATAATGTGAAACCCACAGGAGACCTTGTACAAGTTACAAGCTTTCTCGCAAAAAAAAAGTACAAGTTACAAGCCCTCGCACTACATCTTGTACAAGCGCGAATGTAGCAACTAGCAAGCACACATATTAAACTCCATAAAGCTCCTAGCATCCGCGCGACGAGAGCGCTCCAGCTACTGTATAGGTACTGTTCACGAATCGGACGACTCCACGTGTCTCGTGCGTGTGTCCGCGTCCTTTTGCGCTCTCCCGGTTCATTCAATCTGTTCACGAATCAGACGCCTCCACGTGCCTCGTGCGTGTGTCCGCGTCCTTTTGCGCTCTCCCGGTTCATTCAATGCCGCCGCCTAGGGCCTCTGGAAAAAAACAACGAACCTCGCAGTGCCTCGACGCCTCCGCTTCATCCTCTTCCCCTCCCCCAGCCATCGCCTCGGGTGGGTGCACACTCCTTTTAACCGCGCAACTCCCCCAACTGCGCGCCCTCCGTTCCTCCCTCGGCGTCGTCGCTCCCGAACCTCCCATCACTGCCGCCGCGTCCTCGGAGTCTCCTCCACTATACACCGCCTCCTAAACGCCTCCTCCCCTCCCAGCGTCGCCGCTCCGGCCTGCGCGACCGGCCCCTGGCGCGGTGGCGGCGGGCTCCAGGTGAAGGTGCGTCCTCTCCGTTGCTCCCCTCCGCTTTCCCTCGCCGATGCCGCGGCCTCGCCGTAAACACGGTTGCGGGGCGCCGCTATAGCGGCCAGACATGCGTAGGCGCGTTACGGTGGAGGTCCTCTGCCTCGATTCAGGCTCATGCTGACGGGGCCTTTCAGAATCGATTTTgatgttttctttctttctttttccccCTCACCTTCTTCGGTTCCCGTCTTCAGGCAACGGCACACCGACCTTGGATTTGGCTTCTGCACGTCTGGATGCTGCTGGGTTACCTTTGCTATGTCCAGCATGTCAGCCAACGTCAGGTGTTCCTTCACCTTCCGCATCTACAGCTGCCAAGCCAGGAAGATAGACAGTAGCGGTCCCAGAATTTTTCTCAGATGTAAGCCTAACTAATTACAATCCTTATTTTGTTCACTGTATTGTACTTATTCAGATTGCCATAGAATTCTAATTATTGGCCTAAGCCATGTCATCATATATTCTACTTATTGGCCTCAGCTAAATtcgtttttttttccaaaatttgACAGAGAGGAACAAATAAATATGGTACTAGCTGTAGTACCTGCTGGTACTAACTGTAGTACCTGCTGCTAATTTACCACAAAGACCGTTTTCCATCAAGGAGAGCATAACCGATGTGTGTTTTAGTCTTACTTTTTTCTCCGGTCAGAATTGCTTTGTGATATTGTGAGGTTGTGCTCTGCTCACTGTCTGATATGTACATCCAGCTTACGTTTATTCAGGTTTGTTTTTTTTCCCACTCTTATTTTCAGATGTTGTGAGATTGTGTTATGTTCGCTGTCTGCCTGCCACAATGCTGGTGTACAATGTGCGTTTCCACACTCATACACCTGCAAAAATCAAGTGAGTTAATAGCGCCGCCTGCCTTTCCGCTGTTACTATTTATAGGTAACTAACAAATTACACAATTTCTTTTTGCCCTAAGTAATCTTGAGCATATGGAATCTAACTAGGTTCGTTGTAAAATTAATTTTCTTCATGTGTTTCTCTATACGTAATAATTGGTATGCTTACCTACCATGTCCTCTCTGATTACACAATATCAGTCGAATTAATGTGTATAGATTTTATCTCACTTCTCCGTCACACTTCCTGTGTTACCTCACACTATCTACGAATAATTCCATACCATGGTTGTTAACCTTGTGAGCTGAATCATGATAGTGTCCAGGTGTCTGTAGTTCGATAACAGTTAGTACAGGCTAAATCCAATGAGCCTTTAAGTAGTGTTTATTTTTCTTTATCAATAGTTTGGCATAACTATCTAGGTTAATTTTGTACTACTGACCTTTACTAATTCTTAGCGACTCAGTATGTTAATATCAACTTTAGGTTGTTCCGCTTTTATTTCTACCTATTTCTTATGACCTCTTGCCCGATGTATGTTGTCCACTGACAGCAGCAAAAACACACCATAAGGCTTCGGTTATGGTTGTTGAATGGTTACTATATCCTTGCTCCTCTATTCATGGTTTCAGTTCCATTCTCTATCTATTTTTAACTAAAAAATGGTCTCCATAATGATTACATCAGAAATTATCTTTTACAGAGCACCTGTAGCTGCAAGGAATGTGCAACCAATCCTATTGGCATGTATTTCCATACGCTTTTCATTTTGCAATGCAGAAATTAGAGTTAGATAACAGCACTAGAGTATGACCAGCAGCATACCGTTATGTCTGTCTTCTAACAAGCATAAGACCCATACTGTATTGTATTGTTAGCTTATTATTTCCAATCAATTGTTTCATCTGTAGGTGTGGATTGTATGACTAATTTGGGTATTGCACCTTATTGGTGCCTTGCCAGTTTTAAGAGAGAAGTTTCACTATATCCAAATTCCTTTAGGGCACGTTCGGTTTCCAGGTATTGAAGGCCTGGAACAGATCCGGCCAGGAATACTATTGAATTTTATACAGCCATACTTCACCGGGATATGTTCCGGTCAGGAATGGCATCAACCGAACGGGCCCTTAGGATACTCATTTCGGGATAGCATTGTCTCTGTACGAGGGTATGCCAGATTATGACATCTATCTGTTATATGGTCTCTCTTATATCATCCCATTATTTCGAATGTTCAGAGTTGTCACGATTGCTCGATAAAATTGTCATGATCATGGTGCACGAGCAATCTGTTTATGTTGCAATGATATTTATGGCAAAAGTCAACACGATAATAGACAACCCACGAACCCAGGCAAAGCTAATCATGGACAATGCATTGCCCGGGTTCAGCCTGCTTGCTTAAAATGATTGCCGTCTAGCGTTTCACGTGCTTGCTTAGGTATGCAGAACTAAAAGCAATGCTTATGCGGGCGCAGCGTAACGCGCCTGACGTCCTAGTTGTTGAAATACTCCTAATAATATGGAGGTGGTGACACACCGTTTTCAAAATTAGTCTATTTTCGATGAAATACTAGGCATATAACTGAATATGGGTTACCATCGAATTAATATATATCACTCTAGTCATCTAGCTTGTACGATTCGTTTGAGGGTATTATAGCTGAAAAGGCAAAAACACCAACCATGAGACTTGTACATAACTAATGTGTCATAGACCAACCATGTTATATGGGACACATAGACCAATCATGCTCATAACATATCTTTTCTAATGAGCATGTTCCATAAAAACCATCATCGTGGAATTGAGGTATATATATGTGTTACAACTTTCCTAACTCTACATTCTTACCCGTGTGAGAGTTATGAGTGCTACACATCGAGGTGATGATCAAGGTGGTCAAATATAGTTCAAAACCGATAAATATTGGCATGTGGACTAATGAAGTAATGTGTCacgcctttttcttttttttttagggTGATTCACACCTTGTTCATTTGCTTGAAATGGCAGATGATGCTTTTATTTACTATTGCTGGGTTCACTCGTCGATGGGTGGCAAACTCATTGTTCATTTTATTTGTGTCTTATAAGTTTATCCTAAGTTAAACTACTATAAGTTTGATATAGTTTTTATAAAATATAGATACATATGCATCATAATAAAGTCAAACTATTATAAATTTATTCTAGTTTATACAAAAAATATTTAAATATGCATCATAAGCTAGAATTCATACTGTTTTAAGTTTGATCTGTGTAGCCATGCAATAAGATATATGTAAAAAAGACAAGGTCAAAATATAAACTGGAGTTCATACCTTGGTTTGCAAACATAGACAATGAACAGAATATTAAACCATATGTCCATTTTTATTTTGCACTCATCGTAAAAGCAAAACAATCAATGCTAGGCAAACAATTACCCGCAAACCGCTTTCTTATGTGTCAGAGAAGATCAAAATGCCAATTGGAGAAACTAAATACTAAGAGCCAACTAGATGATAAAAGCATCATCATATTATTAGACAATACTAATACGAAAATACAGATATAAGAAGCTATTAAAATACATAAATATACTAAAATCACCTATCGCGAAGCATATGCATGGAGTGTTTTTCGTAGTCCTTCACTGACCGGCCTATAGGAGTTAGAGCAGGGTGTCCTAGGCATGGTGCAGAATCTCATTCCTATGATGATTTGGAACACACGTCACTCCTTCCCGTGCCAGCATGAGCACGAACAGTGTGTCTAGCCATGGTGTAGGGTTTGATCCCAACACAATTTAGAACGCGTGAGCGTGACATAACCATTGGATTTAGACTCCTCACCTCTTGTGCCCATTCAATTTAGATTTGTGCTCATATGAGTTAGAGTCGACACCGACCGCCGTAGTGGAGTGGCACAAAAGTCAATTGAAGATAAATTTTGTAGCGCATTATAATTATAATTGTTAAATAAGTCCGCAGACATAAAACATATACTTATCGTTGCATCGCACGAACATATGTTTGCTAGTATTATTCCTCTTTTAGTGAAGGCCTCGCTTTGTTAGCCCTCACTCtttccgtcccaaaataaacaACTTTATATAAATTTTCGAACAGATTAAAGACGCCGACAAAAGACGTATGTACCCTCGTTCCCTTTTCTTTGTTTGGAGCATATCGTCTGGATTTGGTAGCTATCATTTATATGCACCATAATTAGCTTCCACATTAGAAGACAGTCTAATCGAATTTTATTTTTTTGGACAAATTTTATATATCATATATAGCTATTTATTCCGGGACGGAGGAAGTTACCATCAATAAAGGTTCAAGCTTCCATAGAGGCCCCACAGTCTCGaagccagcccagcccagcccatgAATAACAGGCCTGTTTTCGAAGCCTCCCCTTCCTCCGCCAACCGCCCAACCCTAGCGCCCGGCCGCAACGAGCAGCTCCCCTCCTCCCGCCAAAAGCTCCGCCGTTTTCCCGCCAAACCCCTCCTCTATTACCCCCTTCCCGCCAGGCCGCCACCCCGACCCCGTCCCATCGCCGTCATCCCAGTCCACGCCCAAGCCGACGCACCCGCATCCCTCTCGCGCCTTCGCCGCAGCGATGTCGGGCTGGGACGAGGGCGCCGTGTTCTACAGCGACCAGGCGCAGTTCCCCCGCGGCGGCCCCGGCGGCGACCCAGCCGCCGACCTCACCCGCCACTCCGCCCTCCGCAAGTTCAAGGAGTTCCTCCGCGGTTTCACCGGCCCCACCGGCGACTTCCCCTACCGGTACGCCCCCCATCACTCTCCCACTCCTCCCCTCCCCATAGATTTGACGCGTCCACTGCGAAACAGAGCTGATTCATGTGTTCATTTGGTTCAGTGAGAGCCTAGTACACAACCGCGACCATGTCACCGTCGCCATCGAGGACCTCGATGCCTTCGATGCCGAGCTCTCTGACAAGATCCGCAAGTCGCCGGCTGATTATCTTCCGCTGGTGCGTTGGTTTCTCAGAGTTTTCGTTATCTGTGTAGGCTGTGGAGTTGTATTTGACTCTCGCACATTGGTCTGCGTAGTTTGAGACGGCCGCGGCCGAGGTTCTCGCAAGCCTCCGTTCGAAAGTCGCCGGCGAGACCGGGGAGATGGAGGAGCCCGTCACGGGAGATGTCCAGATCTTCCTCTCCTCCAAGGAGAACTGCCTGTCCATGAGATCTGTTGGGGTCAGTAGTGAAGCAATTCTAAAAGGGATTTCGGTGTTGAGTGTATTTTAGAGAATTCATTTCGGTATCGCTGTTTGAAATTTCAGGCAGATTACATGTCGAAGCTGGTTAAGATTGCGGGAATTGCAATTGCTGCATCGAAAGTAAAAGCCAAGGCCACCCATGTAACTCTTATCTGCAAGAATTGCCGGAGTGTGAGGACAGTACCTTGCAGGCCAGGCCTCGGCGGGGCTATTGTTCCACGTTCGTGTGACCATGTTCCTCAGGTATATTCCTCAGCAATGTACTCAACTGTCAGCAGCATACttgatcccccccccccccccccccctccaaaaaaaaagaaacaatttTTATTTATTCCCCTGACTCGAACCTCAAACTAGTAGGTCCAATACAAAAACTTTGATAAAGATTGTTTGAAATCACGGCTACAAATAACATCCACAGTCTATTCCAAAATAATCTtaggtgcttgtttagttcccaaaaagtttcccaaaaagtgctacactagctatcacatcgaatcttgcgatacgtgcatggagcattaaatgtagacgaaaaaaaaactaactgcacagtttggttggaaattgcgagacgaacattttgaggctaattagtccatgattgaacattaattgccaaataaaaaccaaagtgctacagtagccaaattcctaaaattcgcgaactaaacacgcacttaCCTACAACACTTACATACAACAGAAAAGAACATCTGAACAGACTCGAGACTGTATTATCCTTATCGTTAAATGGTTATTTATATGATTGTTTACCCGTAGCCTGGAGAAGAGCCTTGCCCCCTGGACCCTTGGATTGCCGTCCCGGATAAGAGCAAGTATGTGGATCTCCAGACCCTCAAATTGCAGGAGAATCCTGAGGTTAGTTGCTATTTATCCTTGATGCAAGTTGCCAAGTCAAAGCAATCATACATTTCAGTGTTTTGCTCGTGTCTTGTCGTAAATATGACTGACAATGATCTCCTTTTGCCCAGGATGTTCCAACTGGTGAGCTTCCAAGGAATATGCTGCTTTCTGTAGATAGGCACCTAGTTCAGACTATTGTTCCAGGGACTAGATTAACTGTTGTTGGCATCTACAGCGTCTACCAAGCATCCGCAACGTATGATGAATCTAAAGCTTTTTTTTTAATCTGTACTTGGCCAATACATGATTAATAACGCCATTGAGACCATTTTGCAGCCAGAAGAGCGCTGTTGGTGTTAAACAGCCTTACGTTAGAGTTGTGGGTTTGGAACAATCTCGAGACAATAACTCAAATGGCCCCTCAAACTTCACTCTTGATGAGGTCGTTTATTTTTCTAGGTTTACATTGATAAGGGAGATACATTTATCTGTAAGGCTGATTTTTTCTTGCTGGCTTGTAGGAAATGGAATTCAAAGAATTTGCACAGAGGCCAGATGCATATGCCAAGCTTTGCTCAATGATTGGTCCTTCAATTTATGGTCATTCTGATGTCAAGAAAGCTATTGCATGCTTGTTATTTGGGGGATCTAAGAAGGTATGCATTCTTATCAAGAAGCTGATATGTTTTCAGAAAAAAATGCAATTCCGTTTGCCCTAATTGTGTTCCCATGCTGTGCTTCAAACTACTCTTATTGCAGAGGCTACCTGATGGTGTACGTTTGAGAGGTGATATCCATGTCTTGCTTCTGGGTGATCCATCCACAGCAAAGTCACAGGCAAGTATTATTTGGTGTTGTCATAGCATAAATAATGTGGCAATAAGGCTCATCTGTCGTGACTTGTGATTTGGATGTGAGAAGTACTGTAATTCAGTTTTAGTAATTCGACACTATTTTACATGAATTCATTTTTGCTATTAAAAACCAAAGGTCTCTGGTTCAGTGACACTAATGTGTGTTTCAACAGTTCCTCAAATTTGTAGAGAAGACTGCACCTATTGCAGTCTATACGTCTGGCAAAGGATCATCTGCAGCTGGTCTTACTGCATCTGTAACTCGGGATGGTAGCTCGGTAGGTTAATTTCACTGAATTGTTTGTTGTTTACTAAAGTTCGGTTATCATAGGCTGTAAACATTTCTTTTTTCTCTACAGCGTGAGTTTTATTTGGAAGGAGGAGCCATGGTATTGGCTGATGGTGGAGTAGTTTGTATCGATGAATTTGACAAGATGAGACCTGAAGACAGGTATGCATCAATTTATGCGCTTGGTGGAACTATAATAAACATAGAGATCTCATAAAACATATATCATATTCTCCTATTTTGGTCTGCTCTCTCGAAAGCACATTAACCCAGCCCCCCTTTTCTTATGCAATTCCAGAGTTGCAATTCATGAGGCCATGGAGCAGCAGACAATATCTATTGCCAAAGCTGGCATTACAACAGTACTCAATTCAAGGACTTCAGTTCTTGCAGCTGCCAATCCAATTGCAGGACGCTATGATGATCTTAAGGTTGGTAAACATGTTTTTTATTGACTCAATAAGTATAAACTGTCCTAGCCATACATGCAAGACAATtaatttgacaattttttttttcttttgctgttCATCAGACTGCACAAGATAATATCGATCTGCAGACGACCATTCTTTCTAGATTTGATCTAATCTTTATCGTCAAAGATATCAGAATGTATGATCAAGATAAGGTATGAAGCAAAATCCTTTCTACAGCTTTTCTATTCTAGCAGCTGAGAGACTAAGTGCAACTTCAAAATACAGCGAATAGCAAGCCACATTATCAAGGTGCATGCCAGTGGTGCTGCAGCTTCATCCACAAGCACAGAGGCAAGTGATGGAGAGAATTATCTGAAAAGGTGTGACCCGCCTCTTGCGTTTTTGTTGTAAATTTGACTTTATTTTACTGTCTTCTAATGCATAACCTTTTATGTATAGGTACATTGAGTACTGCCGTGCCACATGCAGACCACGGCTTTCAGAAAAAGCAGCTGAGATGCTGCAGAACAAATATATTGAGATTAGACAGGTATGCACTGGATATTTTCACAAAAGCAGCTGAGATGCTTTCAGACAGCGTCTTGCGTTCTTCGTTCATTTGTATTTATCTTGAAATTCATTGGCTCATTGCGCAGAAAATGAGGCAGCAAGCTCATGAGACAGGGAGGGCAGCAGCGATACCCATCACTGTGAGGCAGCTTGAAGCCATCATACGTTTGAGTGAATCCCTTGCAAAGATGAGACTGTAAGTGCTAGATGATCACATGCTACATGTTTTAATGACATTGGTCACATGCTGCATATATTCTGCCTCATGTCCTGTAGTTGTATGTGGTTGTAGCTTTCACTGTTTCATTTCATTCATGGCTGATGTTTGAATGACTCTTAGGACAAGTGTGGCTACACCAGAGCATGTTGAAGAGGCATTCAGACTGTTCAATGTCTCCACCGTTGATGCTGCAAGATCTGGAATCAACGAGCATTTGAACCTGTCACCGGAGATTGCAAATGAAATCAAGGTTAGCCTTTGCAGCCCAGGGTACAAAATTCAGCTCTTGAACCTTGCATTTTCTGAATGCCTTCCATTTTTGTTCTGACAGCAAGCGGAAGCACAAATAAAGAGAAGAATGGGCATTGGAAGCCACATATCTGAGCGACGGCTGATTGATGAACTAAATAGGATGGGAATGAATGAGTCCATTGTAGGAACCTGTCATATCTTAAACCTgaaataattaattatttttaagtTAGAACCACTCATTTTTCTAATAATATCTTCAAACTTTGTTCCAGGTCAGAAGAGCCCTTCTGATCATGCATCAAAGAGACGAGGTGGAGTACAAGAGAGAGCGCCATGTGATTGTCCGAAAGGCTTGAGGTGGAGAGTCCAGTCAGATTCACGGCATACTGACATACACTGAAGGCGTTCTCTCTTCAGACGTGTGCATACCTTCACTGAAACTGCACCTCTGTCCAGAGGACGAGGCATGCCTTAGCTGATCTCTGACATGACTCTTGTAACCTGCAAACGAGTGGATGCAACAACTTCTTGCTTCGTGGAAATGAAGCTGTGTAGCTGTACCACAGTAGTCTGTTGCTGCCTGTGATCCTAAACCATCTAGTGTGTGAGCATGTAGGCTTTGTTTTCGAAGTAACCGAAGGTTCTGAACCTCCATTGTGACGTGTAACTCGTCAATCAATTCTGAAATGCGACATTTGTTTTCTACATCACCAGGATTAGGACATACAATGTGTGGAGCTTAGTAGTTAGTAAATCTTCAACAACGCTGGATAAATTGGAGGGCAACCAGGTTATACGCGTGGATTCAATCAATCGTATTTAGCCGTGTGGCAGCTTTGATTGTCTACTGCCGGTTACCTCTTTCATATATGTAACTCCATATAGCGCCTAGGATCCGCGCAAGGAGATTGCTTCGCCTACTGTTTGCTTACTGTTCACTAATTGGACGCCGCCGCGTGCCTCGTGCGTGTCTGAGCCTGGCTTTGGAGGCCAGTGGAGGCCTCTGCGACTGTACTCCAATCAGAGCTGCACAAATCAGTCGCTGTCTGTTCTCCACCCCTCCGTCCTCGGCTCTTCGTTCTCTCCGTCTCCGTCCTCAACTTCTCGTGGACGCCGCCACGTGCCTCGTGCGTGTCTGAGCCTGGCTTTGGAGGCCAGCGGAGGCCTCTGCGACTGTACTCCAATCAGAGCTGCACAAATCAGTCGCTGTCTGTTCCCCACCCCTCCGTCCTCGGCTCTTCGTTCTCTCCGTCTCCGTCCTCAACTTCTCGTGCTCTCCGTCGTCgccccttcctcttcctcctcgacgCCTCCCCTTTCTATCGTCGCCCCCTCCCTCGCTTCCCCCGATCCCATCCCACGCCGCCCTTTCTCAGATCGTCATCGCTCGTGCGTGCTCAGGTTACAACGACGGATGTGCTCGCCATGCGCGCATCCACATCGGGTCCACCAACGCCGGCGTCGAGTCTAC
This window encodes:
- the LOC136530557 gene encoding DNA replication licensing factor MCM5-like; the encoded protein is MSGWDEGAVFYSDQAQFPRGGPGGDPAADLTRHSALRKFKEFLRGFTGPTGDFPYRESLVHNRDHVTVAIEDLDAFDAELSDKIRKSPADYLPLFETAAAEVLASLRSKVAGETGEMEEPVTGDVQIFLSSKENCLSMRSVGADYMSKLVKIAGIAIAASKVKAKATHVTLICKNCRSVRTVPCRPGLGGAIVPRSCDHVPQPGEEPCPLDPWIAVPDKSKYVDLQTLKLQENPEDVPTGELPRNMLLSVDRHLVQTIVPGTRLTVVGIYSVYQASATQKSAVGVKQPYVRVVGLEQSRDNNSNGPSNFTLDEEMEFKEFAQRPDAYAKLCSMIGPSIYGHSDVKKAIACLLFGGSKKRLPDGVRLRGDIHVLLLGDPSTAKSQFLKFVEKTAPIAVYTSGKGSSAAGLTASVTRDGSSREFYLEGGAMVLADGGVVCIDEFDKMRPEDRVAIHEAMEQQTISIAKAGITTVLNSRTSVLAAANPIAGRYDDLKTAQDNIDLQTTILSRFDLIFIVKDIRMYDQDKRIASHIIKVHASGAAASSTSTEASDGENYLKRYIEYCRATCRPRLSEKAAEMLQNKYIEIRQKMRQQAHETGRAAAIPITVRQLEAIIRLSESLAKMRLTSVATPEHVEEAFRLFNVSTVDAARSGINEHLNLSPEIANEIKQAEAQIKRRMGIGSHISERRLIDELNRMGMNESIVRRALLIMHQRDEVEYKRERHVIVRKA